One Gelria sp. Kuro-4 DNA segment encodes these proteins:
- a CDS encoding DUF6282 family protein: protein MPEDENAILEGVIDFHVHSRPDTVERIADDLELALEAKEAGMHGIVLKAHGASTVERAYLASRAVRAFDVFGGVCLNASVGGLNPELIKRMIQLKANTPSGQRVGMVVWLPTLDAENHIAHGSHSSTPVPVRVKGDPAPGLIEILKLVGEYNLILATGHLSSKETLWVIDLAKSLGVNKIVVNHPEFSVTRMTLEDQEAAAEKGAFLEHCYYPLTPVAQHVRPEEIVKSIKQVGAGHCILASDLGQYENVKPIEGLRSFIRTLLHYGLTWDEIKLMTKTNPAALLYS from the coding sequence ATGCCTGAAGACGAAAACGCGATTCTTGAAGGCGTCATCGATTTCCATGTGCACTCTCGCCCTGACACTGTAGAGAGAATTGCTGACGACCTTGAATTGGCACTAGAGGCTAAAGAAGCAGGCATGCATGGAATCGTCCTCAAAGCCCATGGTGCCAGCACCGTAGAAAGGGCTTACCTGGCCTCCAGAGCGGTAAGAGCCTTCGATGTTTTTGGTGGAGTCTGCCTCAATGCTTCTGTTGGCGGATTGAATCCAGAACTGATTAAAAGGATGATTCAGCTTAAAGCGAACACTCCGTCAGGACAACGAGTCGGAATGGTTGTCTGGTTACCTACGCTCGATGCTGAAAACCATATTGCCCACGGCAGTCACTCCAGTACCCCGGTACCGGTACGTGTGAAAGGAGATCCTGCTCCCGGCTTAATTGAGATCCTAAAGCTTGTGGGGGAGTATAACCTTATCCTGGCGACAGGTCACCTCTCCAGCAAGGAAACACTATGGGTTATTGACCTGGCGAAGTCCCTTGGAGTAAACAAAATCGTCGTCAATCACCCGGAATTCAGCGTAACTCGCATGACACTAGAAGACCAGGAGGCAGCTGCGGAAAAAGGGGCTTTTCTCGAGCACTGTTACTACCCATTAACTCCTGTTGCCCAACACGTACGCCCCGAGGAAATTGTGAAGAGCATCAAACAGGTCGGTGCCGGGCATTGCATTCTGGCATCCGACCTGGGACAGTATGAAAACGTGAAACCTATTGAAGGCCTGCGCTCCTTCATCAGAACCTTACTCCATTACGGGTTGACGTGGGATGAAATTAAGCTAATGACTAAGACCAACCCCGCTGCTCTCTTGTACTCGTAG
- a CDS encoding Nramp family divalent metal transporter: MNQEPVAAASQVTKKQSIWSYLKQVGPGMLVVGAFIGTGTITSVAVAGTNYGYDLLWAGVTVAILLTIILQEMSARLALATGQPLATTIRHRLGLLPAIIAILAIAFGNAIYSVGNENGVGLALGALFPAVPKVFWMVLVTFLYWLLLMTGRYNLYEKFITGIVALMGVAFVIDLLVVKPEVGAIVRGLTIPIIPEGSMMVVLALIGTTVVPYNLFLQSAGVIERGWHKDPLGNLSLMRVDTIFSIIVGGIVTASVAIVGAAVLHPLHISQGLEIKSAADIALTLKPLLGQAAFAFFCLGLFGAAVSSMPMASLSAAYVVTQSFGWPNNLKDWRFRAVFTVVAWVPVFFAAVTKNPIWTIIFAQSVNGIILPVAAAFVLYLINKKEVAGELKNNTLQNLLGLIAVGVALWLGLRMILTALGAM, from the coding sequence ATGAATCAGGAACCGGTTGCAGCCGCATCCCAGGTCACCAAGAAACAGTCGATCTGGTCCTACCTGAAGCAAGTCGGTCCAGGAATGTTGGTCGTAGGGGCATTCATCGGAACAGGGACAATAACCTCTGTAGCTGTTGCTGGAACAAATTACGGTTATGACCTGCTCTGGGCCGGAGTCACCGTTGCCATTTTGCTTACGATAATCCTACAAGAAATGTCGGCCCGTCTTGCCCTCGCAACTGGCCAACCCCTGGCCACGACCATTCGGCACCGTCTTGGTTTATTACCTGCAATTATTGCCATCTTAGCTATCGCGTTTGGCAATGCCATCTACTCTGTGGGCAATGAAAACGGTGTTGGTCTTGCCTTAGGAGCCCTGTTCCCTGCTGTTCCCAAAGTCTTTTGGATGGTATTGGTCACCTTCCTTTACTGGCTCTTGTTGATGACCGGCCGTTATAACCTGTACGAAAAATTCATCACCGGGATAGTTGCCTTGATGGGCGTCGCTTTCGTCATTGACCTCTTGGTGGTTAAGCCGGAAGTTGGAGCAATTGTTAGAGGGTTAACCATTCCAATAATTCCGGAAGGATCTATGATGGTCGTACTAGCGCTAATTGGAACAACGGTGGTGCCTTATAACCTTTTCCTGCAATCCGCAGGAGTGATCGAACGCGGCTGGCATAAGGATCCTCTAGGTAACCTCTCCTTGATGCGGGTGGACACTATCTTCTCCATTATTGTAGGTGGTATTGTAACCGCCTCAGTGGCCATCGTGGGTGCCGCCGTTCTTCACCCCCTCCACATTTCGCAAGGACTGGAAATCAAGAGCGCGGCAGACATCGCTCTGACACTTAAGCCTCTCCTGGGACAAGCAGCCTTTGCGTTTTTCTGCCTTGGCTTGTTCGGCGCTGCAGTCTCTTCCATGCCCATGGCCTCCCTTTCTGCCGCTTATGTTGTCACCCAGAGTTTCGGTTGGCCAAACAACCTGAAGGACTGGAGGTTCCGAGCCGTTTTTACCGTTGTCGCCTGGGTACCTGTATTCTTTGCCGCAGTTACCAAAAACCCAATCTGGACAATTATTTTTGCCCAGTCTGTTAACGGCATTATCCTTCCGGTTGCTGCTGCGTTTGTTCTCTATCTGATCAACAAAAAAGAGGTCGCCGGAGAACTAAAGAACAACACCTTGCAAAACCTTCTGGGCTTGATAGCCGTGGGTGTAGCTTTGTGGTTAGGCTTGCGGATGATTCTGACTGCGTTGGGAGCAATGTAG
- a CDS encoding sigma-54 interaction domain-containing protein, translating to MRYTSGSNERELLLELEGVMNSSYDGLYVTDEKGTTLRLNPAFERITGLKKEELLGKNVRDLVKMGVLSQSGTHKAIEEQKPVTILQTIQGKKEILVTCTPIYNDQGKLFRVLTNARDITELNALKRQLEVSRELTNRYHTELQLHRELKAQNIVAESPAMKRVIEIVRQIAGMNATVLLLGESGVGKEVICDLIHSLSHVHSGPLIKVNCGAIPRDLFESEFFGYEAGAFTGARSKGKPGFFELAKGGTIFLDEVGELPLEAQCKLLRVLESNELVRLGGTKPIKVHDVRIIAATNRDLKKEVDAKRFRQDLYYRLNVVSIEIPPLRDRPQDVSALIAYYLAEFNNKHQKRKTLSPESYKALLAYTWPGNVRELKNTIERLVVLNPTPEIRLQDLPADMQQVEPRSLDNGTGISIEISSILPLRKAVKLLEDQLIRYAVSKTNSIRQAAAALGINHSTLIRKMQKRSG from the coding sequence GTGCGGTATACGAGTGGATCTAATGAACGTGAACTTCTTCTTGAATTGGAGGGAGTAATGAACAGCTCTTATGACGGTCTCTATGTGACGGATGAAAAAGGAACTACTCTTCGGCTCAATCCCGCTTTTGAACGGATAACTGGCCTGAAAAAAGAAGAGCTCTTGGGGAAAAATGTCCGCGACCTTGTCAAAATGGGGGTGCTTTCACAGTCTGGAACCCACAAGGCTATCGAAGAACAAAAACCCGTAACAATCCTGCAGACAATTCAAGGCAAAAAAGAGATCTTGGTGACCTGCACACCCATTTACAATGATCAGGGTAAGTTGTTCCGTGTCTTGACCAATGCAAGGGACATAACAGAACTGAACGCTCTAAAGAGACAACTGGAAGTATCCAGAGAACTGACAAACCGCTATCATACAGAATTGCAGTTGCATCGTGAGTTGAAAGCCCAAAACATCGTTGCTGAGAGCCCGGCCATGAAACGAGTCATTGAAATTGTCAGGCAAATTGCTGGCATGAATGCAACTGTTTTGCTTCTAGGCGAATCAGGGGTAGGCAAGGAGGTCATTTGTGACTTAATCCATTCCTTGAGTCACGTGCATAGCGGGCCGTTAATAAAGGTAAACTGTGGAGCCATCCCACGTGACCTTTTTGAATCGGAATTCTTTGGCTATGAAGCAGGGGCTTTCACCGGTGCTAGAAGTAAAGGGAAACCTGGTTTCTTCGAGCTGGCCAAGGGAGGCACCATTTTTCTTGACGAGGTGGGTGAGCTGCCACTTGAGGCACAATGCAAGCTGCTTCGAGTACTAGAAAGTAATGAACTGGTACGTTTGGGTGGAACCAAACCAATTAAAGTGCACGATGTGAGGATCATTGCAGCCACCAACCGCGATCTCAAAAAAGAAGTGGACGCGAAACGATTTCGACAGGACTTGTATTACAGGTTGAACGTTGTATCAATAGAAATTCCGCCCTTACGAGATAGGCCACAAGATGTGTCTGCATTAATAGCGTATTACCTGGCAGAATTCAACAACAAGCACCAGAAGAGGAAAACCCTTTCCCCTGAGTCATATAAGGCCCTTCTAGCATATACCTGGCCGGGAAACGTACGCGAGCTTAAGAATACAATTGAGCGCCTGGTAGTCCTCAATCCTACACCAGAAATACGCTTACAGGACCTTCCAGCAGATATGCAGCAAGTTGAACCGCGTTCTTTAGACAATGGCACCGGTATATCAATAGAAATTTCCAGCATCCTCCCTCTCCGCAAAGCCGTTAAGCTGTTAGAAGATCAGTTAATAAGATATGCGGTAAGCAAAACGAACAGTATTCGCCAGGCCGCAGCAGCATTAGGAATCAATCACTCTACCCTCATCCGTAAGATGCAGAAACGCAGTGGTTGA
- a CDS encoding MBL fold metallo-hydrolase has translation MKHRVKILLPGFPGKADLSYLGWSTVSLVEVGDKRILFDTGGQGARTQLTAALGAHGLVPADIDMVFLSHLHYDHCGNCALFPKAVFCLTEREFIWAQQCTSDPFLSKLEAEHLKHCKVQLVEDGQEVVPGVTALLSPGHTPGSASLVVNDGGERWYLVGDAVKNRAELTTGTVDLSLDREASANTIARFQKLKGVLVPGHDALIRSDGRSFVPVGHPSVEIAFPPGLKVNPTYLAGGHTGILRITLD, from the coding sequence TTGAAACATCGTGTAAAGATTCTCTTACCAGGCTTCCCAGGGAAGGCCGATCTCAGCTATCTGGGATGGAGTACAGTTTCTCTGGTTGAAGTGGGGGACAAAAGGATTCTTTTTGACACGGGGGGCCAGGGCGCGAGAACACAGTTGACAGCCGCGCTGGGAGCACACGGTCTTGTTCCGGCAGATATTGACATGGTTTTTCTAAGTCACCTCCACTATGATCACTGCGGCAACTGTGCACTTTTCCCTAAGGCTGTTTTCTGCCTCACTGAAAGAGAGTTTATCTGGGCACAACAATGCACCAGTGATCCCTTTCTCTCCAAGCTCGAGGCTGAACACCTTAAGCACTGCAAAGTGCAACTTGTCGAGGACGGCCAGGAGGTGGTCCCTGGGGTTACGGCGCTGTTGTCACCCGGGCACACTCCAGGCAGCGCCTCCCTAGTGGTGAATGATGGGGGAGAGCGCTGGTATCTTGTCGGAGATGCAGTGAAAAACCGGGCTGAACTAACGACAGGAACAGTAGACCTGTCACTCGACAGAGAGGCCAGCGCCAATACCATCGCGCGTTTTCAAAAACTGAAGGGCGTGCTGGTACCCGGACATGATGCGCTGATAAGAAGCGATGGACGATCCTTCGTTCCTGTGGGGCATCCAAGCGTAGAAATAGCATTTCCGCCCGGCTTAAAAGTGAACCCAACCTACCTGGCCGGGGGGCATACCGGTATCCTGAGGATAACGTTAGACTAA
- a CDS encoding hydroxyacid dehydrogenase, whose protein sequence is MERPRVLVTEPIDPAGVAGFQEYAEVKLAFDADRAELLNIVGDYDALVVRVKHKIDREVIDRGARLKVIAMNGIGLNHIDVNYAKEKGIAVLNVPDASNDSVAELTIGLMLNLARRINPAFASVREGQWNKHAFIGHELKGKTLGIIALGKIGSRVAHIAQAIGMDVIAFDPFLTPQAVAALKVELVSLPDLLGRADVVSIHAPLTKDTYHLLGAEELAQMKEGAFLVNAGRGGIVDEEALYAAVASGHLGGFAGDVMETEPPGKNKLFGLPNVVVTPHIGGNTHEAQRRIGLRLAEEIKKIIVPGAR, encoded by the coding sequence ATGGAACGGCCACGGGTGCTCGTCACCGAGCCCATCGATCCGGCGGGCGTTGCCGGCTTTCAGGAATACGCAGAGGTGAAACTGGCGTTTGACGCGGACCGGGCGGAGCTGCTCAACATCGTCGGGGATTACGATGCCCTGGTGGTGCGGGTGAAGCACAAGATCGACCGCGAGGTTATCGACCGCGGCGCGCGCCTTAAGGTCATTGCCATGAACGGCATCGGGCTGAACCACATCGATGTGAACTACGCCAAAGAAAAAGGGATCGCCGTTCTCAACGTACCGGATGCCTCCAACGACTCGGTGGCGGAGCTCACCATCGGTCTGATGCTCAACCTGGCCCGGCGCATCAACCCAGCCTTTGCCTCGGTGCGGGAAGGCCAGTGGAATAAGCACGCCTTTATTGGCCATGAGCTCAAAGGAAAGACCCTGGGCATCATTGCCCTGGGGAAGATCGGTTCGCGTGTAGCGCACATCGCCCAGGCCATAGGCATGGATGTCATCGCCTTCGATCCTTTCCTTACGCCGCAGGCGGTGGCCGCCCTCAAGGTGGAGCTGGTCTCCCTACCGGATCTTCTCGGCCGCGCGGATGTGGTGAGCATCCACGCGCCCCTCACCAAGGACACGTACCACCTCCTCGGTGCCGAGGAGCTGGCGCAGATGAAGGAAGGCGCCTTCCTGGTGAACGCCGGGCGCGGCGGCATTGTGGACGAAGAAGCCTTGTATGCGGCCGTCGCCTCCGGGCACCTGGGCGGCTTTGCCGGTGACGTGATGGAGACGGAGCCGCCGGGGAAGAACAAGCTCTTTGGGCTCCCCAACGTGGTGGTGACCCCGCACATCGGTGGCAACACCCACGAGGCCCAGCGGCGCATCGGCCTTAGGCTGGCCGAAGAGATCAAGAAGATCATCGTCCCGGGCGCACGTTGA
- a CDS encoding D-glycerate dehydrogenase, with the protein MPKVFVTRRIPEPGLAILRRAAEVKVWEEELPPPRDVLLNEVEDCDALVPLLTDRVDDELLDRAPHLKVVANYAVGYDNIDVPACTARGVLVTNTPSVLTETTADLAFALILAAGRRLVEADKFLRAGRWQTWGPTLLLGQDVYGATLGLVGLGRIGAAVARRARGFNMQVIYHSRHRQEGLEKELGAAYASFDELLHRSDFISIHVPLTAATRHLFNADAFARMKPTAVLVNTARGPIVDEAALYAALKTGRIAAAGLDVMDPEPPRRDNPLLTLDNVILLPHIGSASVATRTRMATMAAENAAAALRGELPPNLVNREVWDRRRA; encoded by the coding sequence ATGCCGAAAGTGTTTGTCACCCGCCGCATCCCCGAGCCGGGCCTGGCCATCTTGCGCCGGGCGGCGGAGGTTAAGGTCTGGGAGGAGGAGCTGCCGCCCCCGCGGGATGTACTCCTTAACGAAGTAGAAGACTGCGATGCTTTGGTGCCGCTCCTTACCGATCGCGTGGACGACGAACTCCTGGACCGCGCCCCGCACCTTAAGGTGGTGGCCAACTACGCCGTCGGCTACGACAACATCGATGTTCCGGCCTGCACGGCCCGGGGCGTGCTCGTCACCAACACCCCGAGTGTGCTCACCGAGACCACGGCCGACCTGGCCTTCGCCCTCATCCTGGCTGCCGGGCGGCGCCTCGTGGAGGCGGACAAGTTCCTGCGCGCCGGTAGGTGGCAGACCTGGGGGCCGACACTCCTTTTGGGGCAGGACGTCTACGGTGCTACCCTCGGCCTGGTGGGGCTGGGGCGGATCGGGGCGGCGGTGGCCCGGCGCGCCCGCGGCTTTAACATGCAAGTCATCTACCACAGCCGCCACCGCCAGGAGGGGCTGGAAAAAGAACTCGGGGCAGCGTATGCGTCCTTTGACGAGCTGCTGCACCGCTCGGATTTCATCAGCATCCACGTGCCGCTCACAGCTGCGACGCGCCACCTCTTCAACGCCGATGCCTTCGCCCGCATGAAGCCCACCGCTGTCCTCGTGAATACGGCGCGCGGGCCGATCGTGGACGAGGCCGCCCTCTACGCCGCCCTAAAGACGGGGCGCATTGCTGCCGCCGGCCTGGACGTCATGGACCCGGAGCCGCCGCGGCGGGACAACCCGCTTTTAACCCTGGACAACGTCATCCTGCTGCCTCACATCGGCAGTGCCAGCGTGGCCACCCGTACCCGCATGGCCACTATGGCGGCGGAGAACGCGGCTGCCGCCCTGCGCGGCGAGCTTCCGCCCAACCTGGTGAACCGCGAGGTCTGGGACCGGCGCCGGGCATGA
- a CDS encoding AbrB/MazE/SpoVT family DNA-binding domain-containing protein, with protein sequence MEKVIGNVVVQKRGLVSLSQAKKYLGIKEGDILQVAVEDNRLVLVPMKLVPADQAWFWTEEWQKGEQEAQQEIEQGKTKSFDSMKELLEDLEK encoded by the coding sequence GTGGAAAAGGTTATTGGTAATGTAGTGGTGCAAAAGCGCGGCCTCGTCAGCCTGAGTCAAGCCAAGAAATACCTGGGCATTAAAGAAGGAGATATCCTGCAGGTGGCAGTAGAGGATAATCGTCTCGTCCTGGTGCCTATGAAACTAGTACCAGCCGATCAAGCCTGGTTTTGGACGGAGGAGTGGCAGAAAGGAGAGCAAGAAGCACAGCAGGAAATCGAACAGGGAAAAACCAAGTCCTTCGATAGCATGAAGGAACTGCTTGAGGATCTGGAGAAATGA
- a CDS encoding DUF362 domain-containing protein → MVKPKVAVVKAEGVKGNAEFMGGKFVRYAEDVAAIRAAVKKAVELSIGSLDAIIKPGDRVLIKPNLAFQAPPESFAVVDPRTVEAVTAYVKEDSKAGEVWVGDNPSLGKHVGKAKPAFQVSGMEEAAWRGGADKVIYFDETATVVVDIPEAKVFKRAEVFRPFLEADVVINLPKMKVHLAGTVTLGLKNWNGIIPNRHPSGQQQGAHRIDLGQKFADLYRVRKADLTIIDGIIGMEGQGPHAGTPVEMNLIIAGQDTVAVDAVTSYIMGFEPVEIPAVRIAAGEGLGVADLSAIEVVGECRDEVRRSFKRPNDNPVGMYPGLTVIVQQTCSGCYANIRGALDSFKNSGIDVPAFVAKKGECVFIAGGVPDFDPAYAEGKNLFVCGDCWQYFPSRDKVEEAMSLAKRCYTYPGCAPVYIFSQLNTDLQALARDEK, encoded by the coding sequence ATGGTCAAACCGAAGGTAGCGGTGGTCAAGGCGGAAGGCGTTAAGGGTAACGCCGAGTTCATGGGCGGGAAATTCGTGCGCTACGCCGAGGACGTGGCGGCCATCCGCGCGGCGGTGAAGAAAGCTGTAGAGCTGTCCATCGGCAGCCTGGACGCTATCATCAAGCCGGGCGACCGGGTGCTGATCAAGCCGAACCTGGCCTTCCAGGCGCCGCCGGAGAGCTTCGCCGTGGTGGACCCGCGCACGGTGGAGGCGGTAACGGCTTACGTTAAGGAGGATTCCAAGGCCGGCGAGGTGTGGGTGGGCGACAATCCCTCGCTGGGCAAGCACGTGGGCAAAGCCAAACCGGCCTTCCAGGTTTCCGGCATGGAAGAGGCGGCCTGGCGCGGCGGCGCCGACAAGGTGATCTACTTCGACGAGACGGCCACCGTGGTGGTGGACATCCCCGAGGCCAAGGTATTTAAGCGGGCCGAGGTGTTCCGGCCCTTCCTAGAGGCCGACGTGGTCATCAACCTCCCCAAGATGAAGGTGCACCTGGCGGGTACGGTGACGCTGGGCCTTAAGAACTGGAACGGCATCATCCCCAACCGCCATCCCAGCGGCCAGCAGCAGGGGGCGCACCGCATCGACCTGGGTCAGAAGTTCGCCGACCTCTACCGGGTGCGTAAGGCGGACCTAACCATCATCGACGGCATCATCGGCATGGAGGGCCAGGGGCCGCACGCCGGCACGCCGGTGGAGATGAACCTTATCATCGCGGGGCAGGATACGGTGGCGGTGGACGCTGTGACCAGCTACATCATGGGCTTTGAGCCGGTGGAGATTCCCGCCGTGCGCATCGCGGCCGGCGAGGGGCTGGGCGTGGCGGACCTTAGCGCCATCGAAGTGGTGGGCGAGTGCAGGGACGAGGTGCGCCGCAGCTTCAAGCGGCCCAACGACAACCCGGTGGGCATGTACCCCGGCCTGACGGTGATCGTGCAGCAGACCTGCAGCGGCTGCTACGCCAACATCCGCGGGGCGCTGGACAGCTTTAAGAACAGCGGCATCGACGTGCCGGCCTTCGTGGCGAAGAAGGGTGAGTGCGTTTTCATCGCCGGCGGCGTGCCGGACTTCGACCCGGCCTACGCCGAGGGCAAGAACCTCTTCGTTTGCGGCGACTGCTGGCAGTACTTTCCCTCCCGGGACAAGGTGGAAGAAGCCATGTCCCTGGCCAAACGCTGCTACACCTACCCCGGCTGCGCGCCGGTCTACATCTTTTCCCAGCTCAACACCGATCTCCAGGCCCTGGCGCGTGACGAAAAGTAG
- a CDS encoding four-carbon acid sugar kinase family protein, with protein MLKEGIGVEGAERVKFFAALPPEGDSSGLRAAIRSLVVRSGAKVVALDDDPTGVQTVHGVRVYTVWDDATAEELVREEEPLAFILTNSRSLAASAARAVNEAVGTAVLQAARRRGRPVVFLSRSDSTLRGHYPLEVLTLAGLWEAAYDRRLAGHLLVPAFPEGERYTVGDIHYVGEGERVFPAGETEFARDPAFGYKSSDLKAWVEEKSGGFWRREDVFSVPLTAVRGGGPDKVAEYLDGVRRGQPVVVNAVSYADLDIIVRGLLAVEEGGKHFLYRTAAAFAKVRGGITDRPLLGAADLFLPGAEGSGGLVVVGSHVERTNRQLAVLRAAGYPVHELRAARLLLPEERAAELARVAALLEQELGYGRVAVVATSRTVLGGAGVEEGLALSRSISRALAALVGCIKVTPRFIVAKGGITSSDIATQGLGVRRALVLGQIRPGVPVWRLGEEARFPGLPYVVFPGNVGTDRTLLEVVETLAAPGPQPGAGA; from the coding sequence ATGCTGAAAGAGGGGATCGGTGTGGAAGGAGCAGAGCGGGTGAAATTTTTCGCCGCCTTGCCCCCGGAAGGCGACTCGAGCGGCCTGCGCGCTGCGATCCGCTCCCTGGTGGTGCGTTCCGGCGCTAAGGTGGTGGCCCTGGACGACGACCCCACCGGGGTACAGACGGTACACGGCGTGCGCGTGTACACCGTTTGGGACGACGCTACGGCGGAGGAGTTGGTGCGGGAGGAGGAGCCCCTGGCCTTCATCCTTACCAACTCCCGCAGCCTGGCTGCTTCCGCTGCCAGGGCGGTGAACGAGGCGGTGGGGACCGCCGTGCTGCAGGCAGCGCGGCGCCGGGGGCGGCCGGTGGTGTTCTTGAGCCGTAGCGATTCCACCCTGCGCGGCCACTACCCGCTCGAGGTTCTCACGCTGGCCGGCCTCTGGGAAGCGGCCTACGACCGCCGCCTGGCCGGTCACCTCCTGGTGCCGGCCTTTCCCGAGGGGGAGCGCTACACGGTGGGCGACATCCACTACGTGGGCGAGGGCGAGCGGGTGTTCCCCGCCGGCGAGACGGAGTTTGCCCGCGACCCAGCTTTCGGGTACAAGAGCTCAGACCTTAAGGCGTGGGTGGAGGAAAAAAGCGGCGGCTTCTGGCGCCGGGAAGACGTGTTTTCCGTGCCGCTCACGGCGGTGCGGGGCGGAGGCCCGGACAAGGTAGCCGAATACCTGGACGGCGTGCGCCGCGGCCAGCCGGTGGTGGTGAACGCCGTAAGCTATGCAGACCTGGACATCATCGTGCGCGGCCTGCTGGCAGTGGAGGAGGGCGGGAAGCACTTCCTTTACCGCACGGCGGCGGCCTTTGCCAAGGTGCGCGGCGGGATCACCGACCGGCCCCTTCTGGGGGCGGCTGATCTCTTCCTCCCCGGCGCGGAAGGGAGCGGCGGCCTGGTGGTCGTGGGCTCCCACGTGGAGCGGACGAACCGCCAGCTTGCGGTGCTACGCGCAGCGGGTTATCCCGTCCACGAGCTCCGTGCCGCCCGGCTGCTTCTTCCCGAAGAGCGCGCGGCGGAGCTTGCCCGCGTCGCCGCGCTCCTTGAGCAAGAACTGGGGTACGGGCGCGTGGCGGTAGTGGCGACGAGCCGCACGGTGCTCGGCGGGGCCGGCGTAGAGGAAGGACTGGCCCTCAGCCGTAGCATCTCCCGTGCCTTGGCTGCTCTGGTGGGATGCATCAAGGTGACCCCGCGCTTCATTGTGGCCAAGGGCGGTATCACGTCCAGCGACATTGCCACCCAGGGCCTTGGCGTGCGGAGGGCCCTTGTACTGGGGCAAATCCGGCCCGGCGTGCCGGTGTGGCGCCTGGGCGAGGAGGCGCGCTTCCCCGGCCTGCCTTATGTCGTGTTTCCCGGTAATGTGGGCACGGACCGGACGCTCCTTGAGGTGGTGGAAACCCTGGCGGCGCCCGGGCCGCAGCCGGGGGCCGGAGCGTGA
- a CDS encoding IclR family transcriptional regulator codes for MQSVDRALAILLVLARGPEAGLPLAEISRALGLNQSTCHHLLATLKARRFVEQDPVSRRYRLGIKAVEVGQAAVQQVDLARVALPHMEQLMRAAQENVNLVILEDDSAVYVAQVPCDRTVRMFTRIGERAPLHCTGVGKVLLAYLPAAERADILARTGLKRFTPATICDPAALAAELEKVKAQGYALDREERERDVACLAAPVRDYRGRVVAALSVSAPASRLGPARQAEILPRLLEKAAAIARDLGWNG; via the coding sequence ATGCAGTCCGTGGACCGGGCGCTGGCCATTCTGCTCGTTCTGGCCCGAGGCCCGGAGGCGGGCCTGCCCCTGGCGGAGATCAGCCGCGCACTGGGGCTTAACCAGAGCACCTGCCACCATCTCCTGGCCACCTTGAAGGCCCGCCGCTTTGTGGAGCAGGACCCGGTGAGCCGCCGCTACCGGCTGGGCATCAAGGCGGTGGAGGTGGGGCAGGCGGCCGTACAGCAGGTGGACTTGGCCCGGGTGGCGCTGCCGCACATGGAGCAGCTCATGCGCGCAGCGCAGGAGAACGTGAACCTGGTGATCCTGGAAGACGACAGCGCCGTTTACGTGGCCCAGGTGCCGTGCGACCGCACGGTGCGTATGTTCACCCGTATCGGCGAGCGGGCGCCGCTCCACTGCACCGGCGTGGGCAAGGTGCTCCTGGCGTACCTGCCGGCGGCGGAGCGGGCCGACATCCTGGCGCGCACCGGCCTCAAGCGCTTTACGCCGGCTACCATCTGCGACCCCGCCGCCCTGGCGGCGGAGCTGGAAAAGGTGAAGGCCCAGGGCTATGCCCTGGACCGGGAGGAAAGGGAGCGGGATGTGGCCTGCCTGGCGGCGCCGGTGCGGGACTACCGCGGCCGGGTGGTGGCGGCGCTCAGCGTCTCGGCGCCGGCCTCCCGCCTGGGCCCGGCACGCCAGGCAGAGATTCTCCCTCGGCTGCTGGAGAAGGCGGCCGCCATCGCGCGCGATTTAGGCTGGAATGGGTGA